One region of Pseudostreptobacillus hongkongensis genomic DNA includes:
- a CDS encoding ATP-dependent DNA helicase translates to MPTINESIKKIDSVICRHLDEIENNSRGAISQDILEQLTKFVNHIMLKFYASGREIPINTENIANAIEFAQINSELYTLYKFHNYLEVVTTQYTLDEDGSERLMLKYYQYLLEAKNLIWNYFGIEVLHNIDKFPLHLDDTLQEYYKKISEKIEQHPVPLHSDSKDKYYIQKIKPLFVNRKIYYEITFMPIDDRKNKSKSNSVIAFTKLPIKRNYASKFHLIHETIDILGKTMPIIIIDGWEVSIRDCEFQNFIKLIKGEKKRVPYPEQRIICEFLTKKKYTLTSIMDFPDKAYDELTLEWKNNLKSTIFIPILDQCRNLIRNGRKGQNVLRYLLYNMNNVIIKSQYSNGYYSKYYEEWVHAGNSYLSGLYLSNGCRQFDSLPFNKSPVGHNPKLSDVFDCIPCKDKRPELFARFIRNNTEGKGQLFTDIEELSNFPDYPKLIEKYNNSLYSGHRPASDLMLEHNQVFINDYKLDTCTIIEKLQELAKSGIENYSNDVDIWLLFDDYEIDCDEKKAIITRIFSESKVGVIYGSAGVGKSTLINHVSHYLNDDAKLYLTQTNPAKENLMRKIDAENTTFSTIESFKRRVASFAKYKLLVIDECSTVSNKDMVEILQNANFEMLLLVGDTYQIDAIQFGNWFSVLKAFLPESAVFELTQPHRTKDERLFELWDKVRQMDDTAKEVIERESYSLKVDESLLSSLDPEEAILCLNYDGLYGINNINRFLQESNPNPAIQWAIQQYKVGDPILFLDSDRFFPVIHNNMKGIIKGIEILDPDTNEERIQFDIEIPKVVNESDLWRINLELLECWKSEGKSLVRFYVHKLKSADEDGDESTSFTIVPFQFAYAVSIHKAQGLEYDSVKIVITDEVEELVTHNIFYTAITRAREKLKIYWTPEVEEKVINRIKPRDISKDVELLKNYLIDRQK, encoded by the coding sequence ATGCCAACAATCAATGAATCTATCAAGAAGATAGATAGTGTTATCTGTAGGCATTTAGATGAAATAGAAAATAATTCTCGTGGTGCTATTTCTCAAGACATTTTAGAGCAGTTAACAAAGTTCGTAAATCACATCATGCTCAAGTTTTATGCTAGCGGCAGAGAAATACCTATCAATACTGAAAACATAGCAAATGCCATCGAGTTTGCACAGATAAACAGCGAACTGTACACCTTATATAAATTCCATAATTACCTGGAAGTAGTCACTACACAATACACTTTGGATGAAGACGGTTCTGAACGATTAATGCTGAAGTACTATCAATACCTATTAGAAGCCAAAAATCTTATCTGGAACTACTTTGGTATCGAGGTATTACATAACATAGACAAATTTCCTCTTCATTTAGATGATACTTTACAGGAATACTATAAAAAAATTTCTGAAAAAATAGAACAACATCCCGTGCCATTACATAGTGACAGTAAAGATAAATACTATATTCAGAAAATCAAACCACTTTTTGTAAACAGAAAAATATACTATGAAATCACATTTATGCCTATAGATGATAGGAAGAACAAATCCAAATCTAACAGCGTAATTGCTTTTACCAAACTTCCAATCAAAAGAAATTATGCATCTAAATTTCATCTAATACATGAAACTATCGATATACTAGGAAAAACAATGCCGATCATCATTATTGATGGTTGGGAGGTATCCATTCGTGACTGTGAATTTCAAAATTTTATCAAATTGATAAAAGGAGAGAAAAAAAGAGTACCGTATCCAGAACAACGAATAATCTGTGAGTTTCTTACCAAGAAAAAATACACCCTTACTTCGATAATGGACTTTCCAGATAAGGCATATGATGAACTTACTCTAGAATGGAAAAATAACCTTAAATCCACTATTTTTATTCCAATTCTAGACCAATGTAGAAATCTTATACGAAATGGGCGTAAAGGACAAAATGTGCTACGTTATCTTCTTTATAACATGAACAACGTCATAATCAAGAGCCAATATTCAAATGGATACTATAGCAAATACTATGAAGAGTGGGTACACGCCGGAAACAGTTATCTTTCCGGTTTGTATTTATCTAATGGTTGCAGACAGTTTGATTCTTTACCATTTAACAAATCTCCTGTTGGCCACAATCCAAAATTATCAGATGTATTTGATTGTATTCCATGCAAGGATAAACGTCCGGAATTATTCGCAAGGTTTATAAGGAATAACACTGAAGGTAAAGGTCAGCTCTTTACAGATATTGAGGAATTGAGTAATTTCCCAGATTATCCAAAGCTCATTGAAAAATATAACAATAGCCTTTACTCAGGCCACAGACCTGCAAGTGATTTAATGCTTGAACACAATCAGGTATTTATAAACGATTACAAGCTTGATACTTGCACTATAATCGAGAAATTACAGGAGTTGGCTAAATCTGGTATCGAAAATTACAGTAATGATGTGGACATTTGGCTACTATTTGATGATTACGAAATTGATTGTGATGAAAAGAAAGCCATCATCACTCGCATTTTTTCGGAATCAAAAGTTGGTGTGATATATGGTTCTGCAGGTGTAGGTAAATCTACGCTTATAAATCATGTTTCTCACTACTTAAATGATGATGCCAAATTATATCTAACCCAAACAAATCCAGCAAAAGAGAACCTGATGCGAAAGATTGATGCAGAAAATACAACTTTCTCAACAATTGAAAGTTTTAAACGCCGAGTGGCTTCTTTTGCGAAGTATAAGTTATTGGTTATTGATGAGTGTAGTACAGTCAGCAATAAAGATATGGTTGAGATTCTTCAAAATGCAAATTTTGAAATGCTTTTATTAGTTGGAGACACTTATCAGATTGACGCCATTCAATTTGGAAATTGGTTCTCAGTATTAAAAGCATTTTTACCAGAAAGTGCTGTATTTGAACTTACCCAGCCCCATCGAACCAAAGATGAACGATTATTTGAACTTTGGGATAAGGTCAGACAGATGGATGATACTGCAAAAGAAGTTATCGAAAGAGAAAGCTACTCCTTAAAAGTAGATGAATCATTGCTCTCTTCTCTTGACCCAGAAGAGGCTATTCTCTGCCTGAACTATGATGGTTTATATGGAATCAACAACATCAATAGATTCTTACAGGAAAGCAATCCCAACCCCGCTATACAATGGGCCATTCAACAATATAAAGTTGGAGACCCGATTCTCTTCCTTGATTCGGATAGGTTCTTCCCTGTCATACACAATAATATGAAGGGAATCATAAAGGGAATTGAAATCTTAGACCCAGACACTAATGAAGAACGCATTCAATTTGATATTGAAATACCTAAGGTAGTAAATGAAAGTGATCTTTGGCGTATTAACCTCGAACTACTTGAATGTTGGAAAAGCGAAGGAAAATCGTTAGTTAGATTTTATGTACACAAATTAAAGAGCGCTGACGAAGATGGAGATGAAAGTACCTCATTCACTATTGTACCATTTCAATTCGCTTATGCTGTATCCATTCATAAAGCGCAAGGATTGGAATATGACTCTGTAAAAATCGTCATTACCGATGAGGTTGAAGAACTTGTAACACACAATATCTTCTACACTGCTATCACAAGAGCCAGGGAAAAACTAAAAATTTACTGGACTCCAGAAGTTGAAGAAAAAGTTATAAACCGAATTAAGCCACGAGATATAAGTAAGGATGTAGAATTATTAAAGAACTATCTCATAGATAGACAGAAATAA
- a CDS encoding DNA cytosine methyltransferase, which produces MYGVPQQRQRLLFVGISKSLNIDSEFVFPQGTFSPEKLLNRR; this is translated from the coding sequence ATATATGGTGTTCCTCAACAAAGGCAAAGATTGCTGTTTGTTGGCATAAGCAAATCATTGAATATTGATTCTGAATTTGTATTTCCTCAAGGAACATTTTCTCCTGAAAAATTACTGAACCGTAGATGA
- a CDS encoding helix-turn-helix domain-containing protein yields the protein MRISYNKLWKMLIDKEMNKNDLKDAAGISAASIAKLGKGANITTDVLIKICEAMDCKLEDIMETIKD from the coding sequence ATGAGAATTAGTTATAACAAATTATGGAAGATGTTAATCGACAAAGAAATGAACAAAAACGATTTAAAAGATGCTGCCGGAATAAGTGCAGCATCTATTGCCAAGCTTGGTAAAGGTGCAAATATCACCACCGATGTCCTTATCAAAATCTGTGAAGCAATGGATTGTAAATTAGAGGACATCATGGAAACAATAAAGGATTAG
- the rlmD gene encoding 23S rRNA (uracil(1939)-C(5))-methyltransferase RlmD, translating to MKKNDMIELKIVGIDYPAKPYGYYMDDERKCYVNKNVGIGQKISARVGKIKNNKIELRDIEILENGEDTATPFCNKFNICGGCSFQYMSYDQQSDLKANLVFKMIDNTIKTKDYLKLPTVKMEKTIEYRNKMEFSFGNEYKDGPVVLGLHKKNSFHDIVYVNDCMLMDNDFRTIMTYTNDFFRRNNIDFYHRLDHIGFLRNLVIRKGEKTKELSVNLITTSQIKDYGIVDEWKSGLEKLILERDLKSIIHTINDDKSDSVKSDVERILKGSRDINENLFGLNFKISPYSFFQTNSYGVEKLYGEVIKNLELITNNNKEKPVVFDLFSGTGTIGQIISKYSKQVYGIEIVEEAVIKANQNAKENNITNAEFIAGDVFVKLKEFDDRGIKPDILILDPPRAGVGEKTILKLIEYEVDNIIYVSCNPKTLATDLKIFEDNGYILKRLVCVDMFGYTPHVECVVLMSKVAPSK from the coding sequence ATGAAAAAAAATGATATGATAGAATTAAAAATAGTTGGTATTGATTATCCTGCTAAACCTTATGGATATTATATGGATGATGAACGTAAATGTTATGTTAATAAAAATGTAGGTATAGGGCAAAAAATATCAGCTAGAGTTGGTAAAATTAAGAATAATAAAATAGAACTAAGAGATATAGAAATATTAGAAAATGGTGAAGATACAGCTACTCCTTTTTGTAATAAATTCAATATATGTGGAGGTTGTTCATTTCAATATATGAGTTATGATCAACAATCAGATCTAAAGGCAAATTTAGTATTTAAAATGATAGATAATACTATAAAGACCAAAGATTATTTAAAGTTACCAACTGTTAAAATGGAAAAAACTATAGAATATAGAAATAAGATGGAATTTAGTTTTGGAAATGAATATAAAGACGGGCCTGTAGTACTTGGTTTACATAAAAAAAATTCTTTTCATGATATAGTTTATGTTAATGATTGTATGCTTATGGATAATGATTTTAGAACTATAATGACATATACAAATGATTTTTTTAGAAGAAATAATATAGATTTTTATCATAGATTAGATCATATAGGATTTTTAAGAAATTTAGTTATTAGAAAAGGTGAAAAAACTAAAGAACTTTCAGTAAATTTAATTACGACATCACAAATAAAAGACTATGGTATAGTTGATGAATGGAAAAGTGGACTTGAAAAATTAATTCTTGAAAGAGATCTAAAATCTATAATTCATACTATAAATGATGATAAATCAGATTCAGTTAAATCTGATGTTGAAAGAATATTAAAAGGAAGTAGAGATATAAACGAAAATTTATTTGGATTAAATTTTAAAATAAGTCCGTATTCATTCTTTCAAACAAATTCATATGGAGTAGAGAAGCTTTATGGTGAAGTTATCAAAAATTTAGAATTGATTACAAATAATAATAAAGAAAAACCAGTAGTATTTGATTTATTTAGTGGTACTGGAACTATAGGACAAATTATTTCTAAATATTCAAAACAAGTATATGGGATAGAAATAGTAGAAGAAGCTGTTATAAAAGCAAATCAAAATGCAAAAGAAAATAATATAACTAATGCAGAATTTATTGCAGGAGATGTATTTGTAAAGTTAAAAGAATTTGATGATAGAGGTATAAAACCTGATATATTAATACTGGATCCACCAAGAGCAGGAGTTGGTGAAAAAACTATATTAAAATTAATAGAATATGAAGTAGATAATATTATATATGTATCATGTAATCCTAAAACTTTAGCAACAGATTTAAAAATATTTGAGGATAATGGTTATATATTAAAAAGATTAGTCTGTGTAGATATGTTTGGTTATACACCTCATGTGGAGTGTGTGGTATTGATGTCAAAAGTTGCACCTAGTAAGTAA
- a CDS encoding DNA cytosine methyltransferase — protein MLRGLEDYPVEQPAQLYNHVSPNHPQSTVDMIGNTPQGTHMYPTFKQRIRLSLNYPSPTQLAGGIRPSFQFGNPTDARGLTTRERARIQSFPDSYIFKGGIVQERVQIGNAVPPLMIFNIAKELIKYFK, from the coding sequence ATGTTACGTGGTTTAGAAGATTATCCAGTAGAGCAGCCCGCTCAACTATATAACCATGTGTCACCAAATCACCCTCAATCGACTGTTGATATGATTGGAAACACACCACAAGGGACACATATGTATCCCACATTTAAGCAAAGAATTCGCCTGTCCTTAAATTACCCTAGTCCGACTCAATTGGCGGGAGGTATCAGACCCTCTTTTCAATTTGGTAACCCTACTGATGCAAGAGGACTAACAACCAGAGAAAGAGCTCGTATTCAAAGTTTTCCTGATTCTTATATATTCAAGGGAGGCATTGTTCAAGAAAGAGTTCAAATAGGTAATGCAGTCCCACCGTTAATGATTTTTAACATAGCAAAGGAATTAATTAAATATTTCAAATAA
- a CDS encoding DNA cytosine methyltransferase, with protein MSEIENGASISEEEKKNIWDNTIPVEKSSYLVEDVKFINYDNVVPPTDKYTMIDLFCGAGGFAVGCGMAGFQSVVGIDNFKPAMETWAYNHPNALGCLGDIRKIDSLDIQKMLKEKGIEKIHLLTGGVPCQGFSLANRKHNDFDERNFLFLEYMKFVKVFEPDYIILENVSGMRSTAGGKFEEDIKQAMDELGYTVNVKLINAANFGVPQIRHRLVFVGVRRGLGFVDKYEFPEGDYADASNPTIFGYDKKPYRTVYDAISDLPGLENNESKDSYGGEAITEYQKILRGEDPAFDIAKPEKLNNHTAPNHTEDTIKKIAETKPGEPMYERFKQRIRLSMENPSPTQLAGGIRPQFQLGHPVQPRGLSIRERARIQSFPDSYVFKGGTVQERVQTGNAVPPLMMYPVSKLIAEDLDRKYK; from the coding sequence ATGTCAGAAATCGAAAATGGTGCATCAATTTCAGAGGAAGAAAAGAAGAATATATGGGATAATACAATCCCTGTTGAAAAGAGTTCATATCTTGTAGAAGATGTGAAGTTTATTAATTACGATAATGTAGTACCACCAACAGATAAATATACTATGATTGACTTATTCTGTGGAGCTGGTGGATTTGCAGTAGGTTGTGGTATGGCAGGTTTTCAGTCAGTTGTTGGAATTGATAATTTTAAGCCAGCTATGGAAACATGGGCATATAATCATCCTAATGCCTTGGGTTGCTTAGGAGATATTAGAAAAATCGATTCACTTGATATTCAGAAGATGTTAAAGGAAAAAGGAATTGAAAAAATACATTTATTAACAGGTGGTGTTCCTTGTCAGGGCTTTTCTTTAGCAAATAGAAAACACAATGACTTTGATGAAAGAAACTTTTTATTCCTTGAATACATGAAATTTGTAAAAGTATTTGAGCCAGATTATATTATCCTTGAAAATGTTTCTGGAATGAGAAGTACTGCAGGTGGTAAGTTTGAGGAAGATATTAAACAGGCTATGGATGAGTTAGGCTATACAGTAAATGTAAAACTTATCAATGCTGCTAACTTTGGCGTTCCTCAGATACGTCATCGTCTAGTATTCGTTGGTGTTAGAAGAGGATTAGGTTTTGTAGATAAGTATGAATTCCCAGAAGGAGATTATGCGGATGCATCAAATCCTACAATCTTTGGATATGATAAGAAACCATACAGAACAGTATATGATGCAATTTCAGATTTACCAGGTCTGGAAAATAACGAATCAAAAGATTCATATGGCGGAGAAGCAATAACGGAATATCAGAAGATTCTGCGAGGAGAAGACCCAGCATTTGATATTGCTAAACCTGAGAAACTAAATAATCATACTGCTCCTAACCATACAGAGGATACAATAAAGAAAATTGCAGAAACTAAACCAGGTGAGCCAATGTATGAAAGGTTTAAGCAGAGAATTCGTCTTTCAATGGAAAATCCAAGTCCTACTCAGTTAGCTGGTGGAATAAGACCACAGTTCCAGCTTGGACATCCTGTTCAGCCAAGAGGATTATCTATTAGGGAGAGAGCAAGAATACAGAGTTTCCCTGATTCATATGTATTTAAGGGTGGCACAGTACAAGAGAGAGTGCAGACTGGAAACGCTGTTCCTCCTCTAATGATGTATCCTGTTTCAAAACTGATTGCCGAAGATTTAGACAGAAAGTATAAATAA
- a CDS encoding pyridoxal phosphate-dependent aminotransferase, translating into MHINQEVKNLQISLIRQIAIKMREYEDGINMTIGEPGNDIPEDVKKYMSDITLNKKLGYTATGGAPEYRKAVADYYNKLYGSNYNWKNALANAGSTEGISSFLRTVLEPGDEVVMPTPTYPGYEPNILLMHAKPVYIDLVDQDFVLTAEILEKYITPKTKVIILTYPNNPTGGVMSLEEMDKVADLLRKNDIYLLSDEIYSVLAFEKYNSFARYTDLIDKIVIVNGFSKSHSMTGYRVAYTLASEEVINNMNKVGQYTMTGVNTVGQLGAIYAMEHVPTREDVVAINKERLLYMKKGLEEIGFKVVNPEGAFYLFVDYRMFSDKNSFDFSMDVLDKVHLGIVPGICFSVEGFFRLAVTHDFEEMDEALSRLKKYVGKN; encoded by the coding sequence ATGCATATTAATCAAGAAGTAAAAAATTTACAAATATCACTTATTAGACAAATAGCAATAAAAATGCGTGAATATGAAGATGGTATAAATATGACTATAGGGGAACCAGGAAATGATATACCAGAAGATGTTAAAAAATATATGTCAGATATAACTTTAAATAAAAAATTAGGATATACAGCAACTGGAGGAGCACCAGAATATAGAAAAGCTGTTGCTGATTACTATAACAAACTTTATGGATCAAACTATAATTGGAAAAATGCTCTTGCAAATGCAGGTTCAACAGAAGGTATATCATCTTTTTTAAGAACAGTTTTAGAACCAGGGGATGAGGTTGTTATGCCAACACCTACATATCCTGGATATGAACCTAATATACTTTTAATGCATGCAAAACCTGTATATATTGATTTAGTTGATCAAGATTTTGTTCTTACAGCTGAAATATTAGAAAAGTATATAACACCAAAAACAAAGGTAATAATCCTTACATATCCTAATAATCCTACAGGTGGTGTTATGTCACTTGAAGAAATGGATAAAGTTGCAGATTTATTAAGAAAGAATGATATATATTTATTAAGTGATGAAATTTATTCTGTTCTTGCATTTGAGAAATATAATTCATTTGCAAGATATACAGATTTAATTGATAAGATAGTTATAGTAAATGGATTTTCAAAATCTCATAGTATGACAGGTTATAGAGTTGCTTATACACTTGCATCAGAAGAGGTTATTAATAATATGAATAAAGTTGGTCAATATACTATGACAGGAGTTAATACTGTAGGACAACTTGGGGCAATTTATGCTATGGAACATGTTCCAACTAGAGAAGATGTAGTAGCAATTAATAAAGAAAGATTACTTTATATGAAAAAAGGTTTAGAAGAAATAGGGTTTAAAGTAGTAAATCCTGAAGGAGCTTTTTATTTATTTGTTGATTATAGAATGTTTTCTGATAAGAATTCTTTTGATTTTTCTATGGATGTTTTAGATAAAGTTCATCTAGGTATAGTTCCAGGTATATGTTTTAGTGTAGAAGGATTCTTTAGACTTGCAGTTACTCATGATTTTGAAGAAATGGATGAAGCTTTAAGTAGATTAAAAAAATATGTAGGTAAAAATTAA
- a CDS encoding recombinase family protein, with translation MFIIDEEEARVVRRIYDWYLEGYSIGGIIDKLEEKKIKTSKGKERWSKRAIESMLIREKYTGDVAISDSGGTENRYLNKNHHEGIISKEQFEAVQLEMELRSNVEIGEAGKSRRKSKKYSSKGIK, from the coding sequence ATGTTTATCATTGATGAAGAAGAAGCAAGAGTTGTTAGAAGAATTTACGATTGGTATCTTGAAGGATATAGTATTGGTGGAATCATAGATAAACTGGAAGAAAAGAAAATAAAAACATCTAAAGGCAAAGAGCGATGGAGTAAAAGAGCAATTGAATCCATGTTAATACGAGAAAAATATACTGGTGATGTGGCAATTTCGGATTCAGGAGGAACGGAGAATCGTTATTTGAATAAGAACCATCACGAAGGGATAATTTCAAAAGAGCAATTTGAAGCAGTTCAACTAGAAATGGAACTTCGTAGTAATGTTGAAATTGGAGAAGCTGGAAAGTCTCGAAGAAAGAGTAAAAAGTATAGTTCGAAAGGAATCAAATAG
- a CDS encoding NUDIX domain-containing protein has translation MWLIFPGGHVENRESVVDSMVREIKEETWLTISNLEFCGIKDWVEEDGSRYMVFLNKGKDCCLLA, from the coding sequence TTGTGGTTAATTTTTCCTGGTGGTCATGTTGAGAACAGAGAATCTGTTGTTGATTCAATGGTCAGAGAAATAAAGGAAGAAACCTGGTTGACTATATCCAATCTTGAATTTTGTGGCATTAAAGACTGGGTTGAAGAAGATGGCTCACGATATATGGTGTTCCTCAACAAAGGCAAAGATTGCTGTTTGTTGGCATAA
- a CDS encoding sucrose-6-phosphate hydrolase yields MNNDLIYLATYVLQQDMRVRMPKSILENLNLEKGKSRFMIYYDKLNQQLILKVEDSVDNNQEEK; encoded by the coding sequence ATGAATAATGACTTGATTTATCTTGCTACTTATGTTTTGCAACAAGATATGAGAGTTCGAATGCCCAAAAGTATTTTGGAAAATCTAAATCTCGAAAAAGGAAAAAGTAGATTTATGATTTATTATGACAAACTAAATCAGCAGCTTATTCTTAAGGTAGAAGATAGCGTTGATAATAATCAGGAGGAAAAGTAA